A stretch of Faecalibacterium duncaniae DNA encodes these proteins:
- a CDS encoding sodium ion-translocating decarboxylase subunit beta produces the protein MDLLNTFASLFSNFGNLTWQMVVMWGIGALLIYLAIAKKMEPSLLLPMGFGAILVNLPLSGAITQGDTVGPISALFEAGMSNELFPLLLFIGIGAMIDFGPLLEKPWLMLFGAAAQFGIFFTLFLAGFFFDLKDAASIAVIGAADGPTAIFVANTLNSQYLGAIMVAAYSYMALVPIVQPPVIRLLTTQKERRIRMSYEKGSVSQLTKILFPIVVTIIAGMVAPASVALVGFLMFGNLLRECGVLNVLSETAQNVLANLITIVLGLTVAGQMTADKFVRPDTLLILALGLVAFVFDTAGGVLFAKLLNLFRPEGKKLNPMIGAAGISAFPMSGRVVNKMGLEEDNQNFLLMYSISVNVSGQIASVIAGGLILTLMA, from the coding sequence ATGGATCTTCTGAACACATTCGCCAGTCTCTTTTCCAATTTTGGGAATCTGACCTGGCAGATGGTGGTGATGTGGGGCATCGGTGCGCTGCTCATCTACCTTGCCATCGCCAAAAAGATGGAGCCGAGCCTGCTGCTGCCCATGGGCTTTGGTGCCATTCTGGTCAACCTGCCCCTCTCGGGTGCCATCACGCAGGGGGATACGGTCGGCCCCATCTCTGCATTGTTTGAAGCAGGCATGTCCAACGAGCTGTTCCCACTGCTGCTCTTCATCGGCATCGGTGCCATGATCGATTTTGGCCCGCTGCTGGAAAAGCCGTGGCTGATGCTCTTTGGTGCGGCGGCCCAGTTCGGCATCTTCTTTACCCTGTTTCTGGCGGGCTTCTTCTTTGACCTGAAGGATGCTGCCTCCATCGCTGTCATCGGTGCGGCAGACGGCCCTACCGCCATTTTCGTGGCCAACACGCTCAACTCCCAGTACCTCGGTGCCATCATGGTGGCAGCCTACAGCTACATGGCGCTGGTGCCCATCGTGCAGCCGCCCGTGATCCGGCTGCTGACCACGCAGAAGGAGCGCCGCATCCGGATGTCCTATGAAAAGGGCAGTGTTTCCCAGCTGACCAAGATCCTGTTCCCCATCGTGGTCACGATCATTGCAGGCATGGTGGCTCCGGCCAGTGTGGCGCTGGTGGGCTTTTTGATGTTCGGCAACCTGCTGCGGGAGTGCGGGGTGCTGAATGTGCTGAGCGAGACCGCCCAGAATGTGCTGGCAAATCTTATCACCATCGTGCTGGGCCTGACCGTTGCCGGGCAGATGACCGCCGACAAGTTCGTGCGGCCCGACACCCTGCTCATCCTTGCACTGGGTCTGGTGGCCTTCGTCTTTGACACGGCCGGCGGCGTGCTGTTTGCAAAGCTGCTGAACCTTTTCCGGCCGGAGGGCAAAAAGCTGAACCCCATGATCGGCGCGGCCGGCATCTCGGCCTTCCCCATGAGCGGCCGTGTGGTCAACAAGATGGGCCTGGAAGAGGACAACCAGAATTTCCTGCTGATGTATTCCATCAGCGTCAATGTTTCGGGACAGATCGCGTCCGTCATTGCAGGCGGCCTGATCCTGACCCTGATGGCTTAA